The following DNA comes from Rutidosis leptorrhynchoides isolate AG116_Rl617_1_P2 unplaced genomic scaffold, CSIRO_AGI_Rlap_v1 contig188, whole genome shotgun sequence.
GGAAACAAATGGACAGTTTTTTGTGCTGCTTTTCTTCACTCTTTTTTCGTTACAACAGGTAAAATCTAGTTTTTACTCTCTAATACATTAAAACAGATATTACAAAATTCATGTCAGAGTTTGGTGAATGTTTTTGTTCAGTGGTGAGTAATTGGCTCTCTTTACATTTATTACCTGCGTTTGTTCttggagccaaaacaatgtgaagCTTTAATGTAGAATTTTTGTGAATAATTTAATAACTCACCTCTTAATGACTGTTTACTTGTATTAATTGCTGTACTAAATTGAGAGTAAAATAAAGACATCATCTTTGTAACTCTCATCATCCTAAGGAGCATTATAAACTGAACCCTTCCATAAATTTTTGTGTTTTCTCTTAACACCAACAACCGAAAGTGCAAGAATTTAAGAACTCGCTCATGAAAGGAGGAGGGCTGCTTGAAGTACTTCTCGTTAACGCTGAAGGGATAAGACATACAAATATTGTTGGTAGTCTCTATATTTGCTTCTTTCCCTTGAAATTTCTAAAATATCTAAGTATAGCCATTATCTTTTGTAAAAGTCCGAAATTGATCCGGAATTTTCTTTTACATAATGATGAATTATTTGTTACAGGAAGACCAGCCTATTATGTTATTATGCAATGTGGATCTCAAATGTATACAAGCAAAGTATCAAAAGGTATATATAATATGGCCTTTGTTTGTTGCTTATTGTCAGCTTGTTATTTATTTTTTGGTTCAAAGACATAAGAAGAATCGGGTTTGAAATTCAGGTAAAGATAACCAAGCATGGTGGAACGAGAAATTCACGTTTGAATTCCCGATATCTGATTGGAAAAGGCTAGCACATGTTAAACTCAAAATCATGGATAAAGAGCTCTTTGCAGAAAGTGGATTTGTAGGTGAAACTTTGTAAGTCCACAACAGCATTTAACATCCTACTTTTGCAGTAGTCTTAATTAAATCTCTAAGACTGACTTATCTGTTATTCTGATAAATTAATTAATCCTCAGAATTCTTCTAGGTGGGATTGTCACA
Coding sequences within:
- the LOC139881728 gene encoding elicitor-responsive protein 3 translates to MKGGGLLEVLLVNAEGIRHTNIVGRPAYYVIMQCGSQMYTSKVSKGKDNQAWWNEKFTFEFPISDWKRLAHVKLKIMDKELFAESGFVGETLILLGGIVTEGCDMGLIEVKPSPYNVVLEDDTYKGQVKIGFKFMTNKQSSVEVKRFTERDNEPRHSVLDSILRLWENSWWRFLFHGSRNSKNKAT